From one Dryobates pubescens isolate bDryPub1 chromosome 2, bDryPub1.pri, whole genome shotgun sequence genomic stretch:
- the RAB3GAP1 gene encoding rab3 GTPase-activating protein catalytic subunit isoform X1: MAADSEPESEVFEITDFTTASEWERFISKIEEVLNDWKLIGISSGKPLEKGIFTTGAWEEKSDEISFADFKFSITHHYLVQEPSDKDGKEEVAEDALPLPMQDLLCMNNDFPPRAHCLVRWYGLREFVVIAPAANNDAVLSESKCNLLLSSLSIALGNTGCQVPLFVQIHHKWRRMYVGECQGPGVRTDFEMVHLRKVPNQYTHLSGLLDVFKTKIGCPLTPLPPVSMAIRLTYVLQDWQQYFWPQQPPDIDALVGGEVGGLEFGKLPFGACEDPISELHLATTWPQLTEGIIVDNDVYSDLDPVQAPQWSVRVRKADNPQCLLGDFLTEFFKLCRRKESTDEILGRSAFEEEGKEVADITQALSKLTEPAPVPIHKLSVTNMVHSAKKKIRKHRGMDESPLNNDVLNTILQFLFPDAAEKLAEGFETRASTSAGNNPPPESEDYNLFNQFKSAPSDSLTYKLALCLCMINFYHGGVKGVAHLWQEFVLEMRYRWENNYLIPGLANGPPDLRCCLLHQKLQMLNCCIERKKARDDGKRGSVSDRSPGGTSRDAGRGADHSGDNPEKEKEVGKSWESWSDSEEEFFECLSDAEDLKGNGQDNGKKGGAKEGNKEPVNVKPEGRLHPHGKLMLLHPGEPLYIPITQEPAPMTEDLLEEQSEVLAKLGTSAEGAHLRARMQSACLLSDMESFKAANPGCCLEDFVRWYSPRDYIEEEVIDEKGNKVIKGELSARMKIPSNMWVEAWETAKPVPARRQKRLFDDTREAEKVLHYLAVQKPADLARHLLPCIIHAAVLKVKEEEALEDISSVKKIIKQIISHSSKVLRFPGPEDKKLEEIIAQIMSVEAIIARARSLKAKFGVEKCENEEEKEDLQRFVNCLLEQPEVSVVGAGRGPAGSIIHKLFINSQRLTESSDEVSAMPPPDEELRRSGSPEERRLNPGSVSDFPPPTGREVILRTTVPRPAPYSKPLPQRMYSVLTKEDFRLAGAFSADTTFF, from the exons ATGGCGGCGGACAGCGAA CCCGAGTCGGAAGTGTTTGAGATCACGGACTTCACCACCGCCTCCGAGTGGGAGAG ATTTATTTCAAAAATAGAAGAAGTATTGAATGACTGGAAGCTTATTGGGATTTCTTCAGGCAAACCTCTCGAAAAG GGTATATTCACCACTGGAGCATGGGAAGAGAAATCAGATGAAATTTCATTTGCAGACTTCAAATTCTCAATTACCCATCATTATCTTGTGCAAGAACCCAGTGACAAAGATGGAAAAGAAGAAGTGGCAGAAG atgcCCTTCCTCTGCCTATGCAGGACTTGCTGTGCATGAACAATGACTTTCCTCCTAGAGCTCACTGTCTGGTAAGATG GTATGGCTTACGTGAGTTCGTGGTTATTGCTCCAGCTGCAAATAACGATGCTGTTCTTAGTGAATCCAAGTGTAACCTTTTGCTGAGTTCCCTTTCCATTGCTTTGGGGAACACTGGCTG CCAGGTTCCACTGTTTGTGCAAATACATCATAAATGGCGCCGGATGTATGTTGGGGAGTGTCAGGGTCCGGGAGTTCGAACTGACTTTGAGATGGTTCATCTTCGCAAGGTGCCAAATCAGTATACTCATTTGTCAGGATTACTAGATGTCTTCAAAACCAAGATT GGATGCCCTTTAACACCACTACCTCCGGTCAGCATGGCTATTCGGCTTACCTATGTACTTCAAGACTGGCAGCAGTATTTctggccacagcagccaccaG ATATAGATGCTCTAGTTGGTGGAGAAGTTGGAGGCCTTGAATTTGGGAAGCTACCATTTGGTGCCTGTGAGGATCCAATCAG TGAGCTCCATTTAGCTACCACGTGGCCTCAGCTGACAGAAGGTATCATTGTTGACAATGATGTTTATTC tgacCTGGATCCTGTTCAAGCACCACAGTGGTCTGTGAGAGTCAGAAAAGCAGATAACCCTCAGTGTCTGTTGG GTGACTTTCTTACTGAATTCTTCAAGCTTTGTCGTCGGAAGGAGTCAACTGATGAAATACTTGGAAGATCTGCAtttgaagaggaaggaaaag aaGTTGCTGATATTACCCAGGCTCTGTCAAAGCTCACAGAGCCAGCACCAGTCCCAATCCATAAATTATCAGTCACAAATATGGTTCacagtgcaaagaaaaaaattcgCAAACACAGAGGTATGGATGAATCACCTTTAAACAATGACGTTCTCAATACTATTCTTCAG TTTTTATTTCCAGATGCTGCTGAGAAGCTTGCAGAAGGATTTGAAACCAGAGCTAGCACTTCAGCAGGAAACAATCCTCCTCCAGAGAGTGAAGATTAT AATCTCTTCAATCAGTTTAAGTCTGCTCCTTCTGATAGTCTGACGTACAAACTAGCTTTATGTCTTTGTATGATAAACTTCTACCATGGAGGAGTAAAAGGAGTGGCACATCTTTGGCAAGAATTTGTGTTAGAAATGCGCTACAGATGGGAGAACAACTACCTTATTCCAGG ATTAGCTAATGGCCCTCCAGATCTGAGATGCTGTTTACTGCATCAGAAACTTCAG ATGTTAAATTGTTgcatagaaagaaagaaagcaagagatgATGGAAAAAGGGGGAGCGTGTCTGACCGTTCACCTGGTGGTACTTCTCGCGAtgctggaagaggagcagaCCACTCTGGAGATAACcctgagaaggagaaggaagttgGCAAGTCTTGGGAATCGTGGAGTGACAGTGAAGAGGAATTTTTTGAATGTCTGAGTGATGCAGAAGATCTTAAAGGAAATGGGCAGGATaatggaaagaaaggaggagctAAAGAAGGCAACAAAGAGCCTGTCAATGTAAAACCTGAGGGTCGTCTGCATCCACATGGCAAGCTGATGCTGCTGCACCCAGGAGAGCCTCTCTACATTCCAATAACACAG GAGCCAGCACCCATGACCGAAGATTTGTTGGAAGAACAGTCTGAGGTACTGGCAAAACTAGGGACATCAGCAGAAGGTGCTCATCTTCGGGCACGCATGCAGAGTGCCTGCTTGCTCTCAGATATGGAGTCATTTAAG GCAGCTAATCCTGGCTGTTGTCTGGAGGATTTTGTGAGGTGGTACTCCCCCCGGGATTACATCGAAGAGGAAGTGATTGACGAGAAGGGGAATAAAGTAATTAAGGGTGAGCTGAGTGCCCGGATGAAGATTCCCAGCAACATGTGGGTTGAGGCCTGGGAGACAGCAAAACCAGTCCCAGCTCGAAGGCAGAAGAGACTCTTTGATGACACTAGAGAGGCAGAGAAG GTGCTTCACTACCTTGCAGTTCAGAAACCAGCTGATCTTGCAAGGCATCTCTTGCCTTGTATCATTCATGCAGCTGTACTCAAGGTAAAGGAAGAAG AAGCACTAGAAGATATATCTTCTGTTAAGAAGATTATTAAGCAGATAATATCCCATTCCAGTAAAGTTCTGCGATTCCCTGGTCCggaggacaagaagctggaa GAAATCATTGCTCAGATTATGAGTGTGGAAGCTATCATCGCCAGGGCCAGATCTCTGAAAGCAAAATTTGGGGTCGAGAAATGTGAaaatgaggaggagaaagaagatcTACAAAG ATTTGTTAACTGTCTCTTGGAGCAGCCAGAAGTATCAGTTGTTGGTGCAGGAAGAGGACCTGCTGGAAGTATTATTCACAAGCTGTTCATCAATTCTCAGAGG CTGACTGAATCTTCTGATGAG GTCTCTGCAATGCCTCCACCTGATGAAGAGCTGAGGCgctcaggctccccagaggagcGGAGACTCAACCCAGGGTCCGTTTCAGACTTCCCACCGCCCACGGGCCGTGAGGTGATTTTGCGCACAACCGTGCCCCGCCCTGCTCCttactccaagcccctgccccagcgcATGTACAGCGTGCTGACCAAGGAAGACTTCCGACTTGCAGGTGCCTTTTCAGCAGACACAACCTTCTTCTGA
- the RAB3GAP1 gene encoding rab3 GTPase-activating protein catalytic subunit isoform X2: MAADSEPESEVFEITDFTTASEWERFISKIEEVLNDWKLIGISSGKPLEKGIFTTGAWEEKSDEISFADFKFSITHHYLVQEPSDKDGKEEVAEDALPLPMQDLLCMNNDFPPRAHCLVRWYGLREFVVIAPAANNDAVLSESKCNLLLSSLSIALGNTGCQVPLFVQIHHKWRRMYVGECQGPGVRTDFEMVHLRKVPNQYTHLSGLLDVFKTKIGCPLTPLPPVSMAIRLTYVLQDWQQYFWPQQPPDIDALVGGEVGGLEFGKLPFGACEDPISELHLATTWPQLTEGIIVDNDVYSDLDPVQAPQWSVRVRKADNPQCLLGDFLTEFFKLCRRKESTDEILGRSAFEEEGKEVADITQALSKLTEPAPVPIHKLSVTNMVHSAKKKIRKHRGMDESPLNNDVLNTILQFLFPDAAEKLAEGFETRASTSAGNNPPPESEDYNLFNQFKSAPSDSLTYKLALCLCMINFYHGGVKGVAHLWQEFVLEMRYRWENNYLIPGLANGPPDLRCCLLHQKLQMLNCCIERKKARDDGKRGSVSDRSPGGTSRDAGRGADHSGDNPEKEKEVGKSWESWSDSEEEFFECLSDAEDLKGNGQDNGKKGGAKEGNKEPVNVKPEGRLHPHGKLMLLHPGEPLYIPITQEPAPMTEDLLEEQSEVLAKLGTSAEGAHLRARMQSACLLSDMESFKAANPGCCLEDFVRWYSPRDYIEEEVIDEKGNKVIKGELSARMKIPSNMWVEAWETAKPVPARRQKRLFDDTREAEKVLHYLAVQKPADLARHLLPCIIHAAVLKVKEEEALEDISSVKKIIKQIISHSSKVLRFPGPEDKKLEEIIAQIMSVEAIIARARSLKAKFGVEKCENEEEKEDLQRFVNCLLEQPEVSVVGAGRGPAGSIIHKLFINSQRVSAMPPPDEELRRSGSPEERRLNPGSVSDFPPPTGREVILRTTVPRPAPYSKPLPQRMYSVLTKEDFRLAGAFSADTTFF, from the exons ATGGCGGCGGACAGCGAA CCCGAGTCGGAAGTGTTTGAGATCACGGACTTCACCACCGCCTCCGAGTGGGAGAG ATTTATTTCAAAAATAGAAGAAGTATTGAATGACTGGAAGCTTATTGGGATTTCTTCAGGCAAACCTCTCGAAAAG GGTATATTCACCACTGGAGCATGGGAAGAGAAATCAGATGAAATTTCATTTGCAGACTTCAAATTCTCAATTACCCATCATTATCTTGTGCAAGAACCCAGTGACAAAGATGGAAAAGAAGAAGTGGCAGAAG atgcCCTTCCTCTGCCTATGCAGGACTTGCTGTGCATGAACAATGACTTTCCTCCTAGAGCTCACTGTCTGGTAAGATG GTATGGCTTACGTGAGTTCGTGGTTATTGCTCCAGCTGCAAATAACGATGCTGTTCTTAGTGAATCCAAGTGTAACCTTTTGCTGAGTTCCCTTTCCATTGCTTTGGGGAACACTGGCTG CCAGGTTCCACTGTTTGTGCAAATACATCATAAATGGCGCCGGATGTATGTTGGGGAGTGTCAGGGTCCGGGAGTTCGAACTGACTTTGAGATGGTTCATCTTCGCAAGGTGCCAAATCAGTATACTCATTTGTCAGGATTACTAGATGTCTTCAAAACCAAGATT GGATGCCCTTTAACACCACTACCTCCGGTCAGCATGGCTATTCGGCTTACCTATGTACTTCAAGACTGGCAGCAGTATTTctggccacagcagccaccaG ATATAGATGCTCTAGTTGGTGGAGAAGTTGGAGGCCTTGAATTTGGGAAGCTACCATTTGGTGCCTGTGAGGATCCAATCAG TGAGCTCCATTTAGCTACCACGTGGCCTCAGCTGACAGAAGGTATCATTGTTGACAATGATGTTTATTC tgacCTGGATCCTGTTCAAGCACCACAGTGGTCTGTGAGAGTCAGAAAAGCAGATAACCCTCAGTGTCTGTTGG GTGACTTTCTTACTGAATTCTTCAAGCTTTGTCGTCGGAAGGAGTCAACTGATGAAATACTTGGAAGATCTGCAtttgaagaggaaggaaaag aaGTTGCTGATATTACCCAGGCTCTGTCAAAGCTCACAGAGCCAGCACCAGTCCCAATCCATAAATTATCAGTCACAAATATGGTTCacagtgcaaagaaaaaaattcgCAAACACAGAGGTATGGATGAATCACCTTTAAACAATGACGTTCTCAATACTATTCTTCAG TTTTTATTTCCAGATGCTGCTGAGAAGCTTGCAGAAGGATTTGAAACCAGAGCTAGCACTTCAGCAGGAAACAATCCTCCTCCAGAGAGTGAAGATTAT AATCTCTTCAATCAGTTTAAGTCTGCTCCTTCTGATAGTCTGACGTACAAACTAGCTTTATGTCTTTGTATGATAAACTTCTACCATGGAGGAGTAAAAGGAGTGGCACATCTTTGGCAAGAATTTGTGTTAGAAATGCGCTACAGATGGGAGAACAACTACCTTATTCCAGG ATTAGCTAATGGCCCTCCAGATCTGAGATGCTGTTTACTGCATCAGAAACTTCAG ATGTTAAATTGTTgcatagaaagaaagaaagcaagagatgATGGAAAAAGGGGGAGCGTGTCTGACCGTTCACCTGGTGGTACTTCTCGCGAtgctggaagaggagcagaCCACTCTGGAGATAACcctgagaaggagaaggaagttgGCAAGTCTTGGGAATCGTGGAGTGACAGTGAAGAGGAATTTTTTGAATGTCTGAGTGATGCAGAAGATCTTAAAGGAAATGGGCAGGATaatggaaagaaaggaggagctAAAGAAGGCAACAAAGAGCCTGTCAATGTAAAACCTGAGGGTCGTCTGCATCCACATGGCAAGCTGATGCTGCTGCACCCAGGAGAGCCTCTCTACATTCCAATAACACAG GAGCCAGCACCCATGACCGAAGATTTGTTGGAAGAACAGTCTGAGGTACTGGCAAAACTAGGGACATCAGCAGAAGGTGCTCATCTTCGGGCACGCATGCAGAGTGCCTGCTTGCTCTCAGATATGGAGTCATTTAAG GCAGCTAATCCTGGCTGTTGTCTGGAGGATTTTGTGAGGTGGTACTCCCCCCGGGATTACATCGAAGAGGAAGTGATTGACGAGAAGGGGAATAAAGTAATTAAGGGTGAGCTGAGTGCCCGGATGAAGATTCCCAGCAACATGTGGGTTGAGGCCTGGGAGACAGCAAAACCAGTCCCAGCTCGAAGGCAGAAGAGACTCTTTGATGACACTAGAGAGGCAGAGAAG GTGCTTCACTACCTTGCAGTTCAGAAACCAGCTGATCTTGCAAGGCATCTCTTGCCTTGTATCATTCATGCAGCTGTACTCAAGGTAAAGGAAGAAG AAGCACTAGAAGATATATCTTCTGTTAAGAAGATTATTAAGCAGATAATATCCCATTCCAGTAAAGTTCTGCGATTCCCTGGTCCggaggacaagaagctggaa GAAATCATTGCTCAGATTATGAGTGTGGAAGCTATCATCGCCAGGGCCAGATCTCTGAAAGCAAAATTTGGGGTCGAGAAATGTGAaaatgaggaggagaaagaagatcTACAAAG ATTTGTTAACTGTCTCTTGGAGCAGCCAGAAGTATCAGTTGTTGGTGCAGGAAGAGGACCTGCTGGAAGTATTATTCACAAGCTGTTCATCAATTCTCAGAGG GTCTCTGCAATGCCTCCACCTGATGAAGAGCTGAGGCgctcaggctccccagaggagcGGAGACTCAACCCAGGGTCCGTTTCAGACTTCCCACCGCCCACGGGCCGTGAGGTGATTTTGCGCACAACCGTGCCCCGCCCTGCTCCttactccaagcccctgccccagcgcATGTACAGCGTGCTGACCAAGGAAGACTTCCGACTTGCAGGTGCCTTTTCAGCAGACACAACCTTCTTCTGA